The Streptomyces sp. RKAG293 genome includes a region encoding these proteins:
- a CDS encoding phosphatase PAP2 family protein, whose protein sequence is MTAPSFQALDGAAIDGGWYTTITDFARDTHWLNAPMLAFTSYGALLFAVALLAGWWMARRADAAAMAASLAGGVAVILAYLLNSGIKDVFAEPRPCRALPHDFLVEACPPLNDYAFPSNHTTVAFAAATALLLIHRRLGALALVLAVLMAASRVYVGAHYPHDVITAALIGAAIAVPTVLLGRRYGAPAVERLRTSRLRPVLARR, encoded by the coding sequence GTGACCGCACCTTCGTTCCAGGCGCTGGACGGCGCAGCCATCGACGGCGGCTGGTACACCACCATCACCGACTTCGCCCGCGACACCCACTGGCTCAATGCACCGATGCTGGCCTTCACCAGCTACGGCGCGTTGCTGTTCGCTGTGGCCCTGCTCGCCGGCTGGTGGATGGCCCGCCGCGCCGACGCCGCCGCGATGGCCGCGTCCCTGGCCGGAGGGGTCGCTGTCATCCTCGCCTACCTGCTCAATTCCGGCATCAAGGATGTCTTCGCCGAACCACGCCCCTGCCGTGCTCTGCCCCACGATTTCCTCGTCGAAGCCTGCCCACCCTTGAACGACTACGCCTTCCCGAGCAACCACACCACCGTCGCCTTCGCCGCCGCCACCGCGCTGCTGCTCATCCACCGCCGCCTCGGCGCACTGGCCCTCGTCCTCGCCGTACTGATGGCCGCCTCCCGTGTCTACGTCGGCGCCCACTACCCCCACGACGTCATCACCGCCGCCCTCATCGGTGCCGCCATCGCCGTCCCGACTGTGCTCCTCGGCCGCCGCTACGGCGCTCCAGCCGTCGAACGACTTCGCACCAGTCGCCTGCGCCCCGTATTGGCCCGACGATAG
- a CDS encoding polysaccharide deacetylase family protein — protein sequence MTTRPRLTRIVLRAGALALPALAIAHAAPVVSCFGPLRNRFMPALSGQGRPDHIALTFDDGPDHLSTPHFLRLLDSRKIRATFFLLGSMAVRSPQLARDMSDAGHEIALHGWAHRPLLLRGPRATYDDLARARDTLADITGAPPRLFRPPYGVMTTGTHLACRRLGLTPVLWTAWGEDWRARATPRTVHDTVARDLRGGGTVLLHDSDCTSATGSWRTTLTALPGLLDTCAERGLSIGPLRDHGWQSGAGGR from the coding sequence GTGACGACTCGTCCACGGCTGACCCGCATCGTCCTGCGAGCGGGTGCCCTGGCGCTGCCCGCGCTCGCCATCGCCCACGCCGCGCCGGTCGTCTCCTGCTTCGGCCCACTGCGCAACCGGTTCATGCCTGCCCTGTCCGGCCAGGGCAGGCCCGACCACATCGCCCTCACCTTCGACGACGGGCCCGACCACCTGTCCACCCCGCACTTTCTGCGGCTGCTGGACAGCCGCAAGATCCGCGCGACGTTCTTCCTGCTCGGCTCCATGGCGGTGCGCTCCCCCCAGCTCGCGAGGGATATGTCCGACGCCGGACACGAGATCGCCCTCCACGGCTGGGCGCACCGACCGCTGCTGCTGCGCGGGCCACGCGCCACGTACGACGACCTGGCCCGCGCCCGTGACACGCTCGCCGACATCACCGGCGCGCCCCCGCGGCTCTTCCGGCCCCCGTACGGCGTCATGACCACCGGAACCCACCTGGCCTGCCGACGCCTCGGACTCACCCCGGTCCTGTGGACGGCCTGGGGAGAGGACTGGCGGGCCCGCGCGACGCCGCGCACCGTGCACGACACCGTCGCCCGGGATCTGCGCGGCGGCGGCACGGTGCTGCTGCACGATTCCGACTGCACCTCGGCCACCGGCTCCTGGCGCACCACCCTCACTGCGCTCCCCGGGCTGCTGGACACCTGCGCGGAGCGCGGTCTGAGCATCGGCCCGCTGCGCGACCACGGATGGCAGTCCGGCGCGGGCGGCCGCTGA
- a CDS encoding S1 family peptidase: protein MIQLEVLELSHRHVNKRTGAITGAVAAVVAGVAILLPHANASTNTPQPPETFSSQSAALLAASLNADLGGKTAGWYLDAPARHLVVNVLSDDDARRVQSQGAIAKVVRNTMPALRDGVRTLSDTASIPGTAWSIDPKTNQIVVLADRTVTGTKMANLTRATDRLAGLVSVKRTPGEFTPNDSGGRRQGAAGGSSPAAGGTGGQTGGANATTGAIGGSAIFGGRAQCSLGFNVTVQGAPAFITAGHCGNESKTWAADQAGRQPLGTVADSRFPKTDFALVKYDDPTAKPSSAVDLQNGGTQQITQAADAAVGMKVQRSGSRTGLKDGTVTGLNATVNYGNGDIVNGLIQTDVCAEPGDSGGPMFAGDAAVGLTSGGSGDCTQGGETFFQPVTAALVATGAVIGAGDAGDNAGAAGGDDANGNGASAGSGNATGGGDATGNDASAGSSAGSTAGAGDANGTDAGAGSGDANGTDAGAGSGDANGTDAGAGSTTGAMTGADGGDGQL from the coding sequence ATGATCCAGCTGGAGGTCCTTGAGTTGAGCCACCGACATGTGAACAAGCGGACCGGCGCCATCACCGGCGCTGTGGCGGCAGTCGTCGCGGGGGTGGCGATCCTGCTCCCCCACGCCAACGCGAGTACCAACACGCCACAACCCCCCGAGACGTTCTCCTCGCAGTCGGCCGCGCTGCTCGCGGCATCCCTGAACGCGGACCTCGGCGGCAAGACAGCGGGCTGGTACCTGGACGCTCCCGCCAGGCACCTGGTCGTGAACGTACTGAGCGACGACGACGCCCGGCGGGTCCAGTCCCAGGGGGCCATCGCCAAGGTCGTGCGGAACACCATGCCCGCACTGCGCGACGGCGTCCGCACCTTGAGCGACACCGCCTCGATACCCGGCACCGCCTGGTCCATCGACCCGAAGACCAACCAGATCGTGGTCCTCGCCGACCGGACGGTGACCGGCACGAAGATGGCCAACCTGACACGGGCCACGGACCGCCTGGCCGGTCTGGTGAGCGTCAAACGGACCCCGGGCGAGTTCACACCCAACGACTCAGGCGGCCGCCGCCAAGGCGCGGCCGGCGGCAGCTCCCCGGCGGCGGGAGGGACGGGAGGCCAGACGGGCGGCGCGAACGCCACGACGGGAGCTATCGGCGGATCCGCCATCTTCGGTGGCCGGGCGCAGTGCTCACTGGGATTCAACGTCACCGTGCAGGGAGCGCCCGCCTTCATCACAGCAGGCCACTGCGGCAACGAATCGAAGACCTGGGCGGCCGACCAGGCAGGTCGTCAGCCGCTGGGCACCGTCGCGGACTCCCGGTTCCCCAAGACCGACTTCGCCCTGGTGAAGTACGACGACCCGACCGCGAAGCCGTCCAGCGCGGTCGACCTCCAAAACGGCGGCACCCAGCAGATCACCCAGGCCGCGGACGCGGCCGTGGGCATGAAGGTGCAGCGTTCCGGCAGCAGAACGGGTCTCAAGGACGGCACCGTCACCGGTCTCAACGCCACGGTCAACTACGGCAACGGCGACATCGTCAACGGACTCATCCAGACCGACGTGTGCGCGGAGCCCGGTGACAGCGGCGGCCCGATGTTCGCCGGCGACGCGGCCGTGGGGCTGACCTCGGGCGGCAGCGGTGACTGCACGCAGGGCGGCGAGACCTTCTTCCAGCCGGTCACGGCCGCGCTCGTGGCCACCGGAGCCGTCATCGGAGCGGGCGACGCCGGTGACAACGCCGGCGCGGCCGGCGGTGATGACGCGAACGGCAACGGCGCGAGTGCTGGTTCCGGCAACGCTACTGGTGGCGGTGACGCCACCGGCAACGACGCGAGTGCGGGTTCAAGTGCTGGTTCAACTGCTGGTGCGGGTGACGCGAACGGCACTGATGCGGGTGCTGGTTCCGGTGACGCGAACGGCACTGACGCGGGTGCTGGTTCCGGTGACGCGAACGGCACTGACGCGGGTGCTGGTTCCACCACCGGCGCCATGACCGGCGCGGATGGAGGCGACGGACAACTGTAG
- a CDS encoding UDP-N-acetylglucosamine--N-acetylglucosamine transferase, whose product MPYREDPSEARALPPPCSPPRMAARRIVIISASVGAGHDGAADQLARRLRSDGFHVDRHDFLDLLPAGLGKLLSGGYHQLLTWAPDSYQRIYAVTERTGRPGSAVRALLRSAEQKTLRTITPDTVAVVSTYPGASQVLGALRAGGRLTVPVLTYLTDFSVHALWIAPGVDRHLAAHPIPAGQARVQGASGVTVTGPVVDSRFAPASAGQRRSAREQFALPRHAPLALLVAGSWGVGAVEQAAADIRDSGVAVPVVVCGRNAALVGRLRAQGIEHTYGWVPDMPTLMRACDALVENAGGLTSLEAFASGLPVTSYRCIPGHGQTNAQALQDAGLATWVREPSRLAAVLAELIDGPAGREQRARGLALFRTDRGPAEAVADAAGRPSDTWTSPPRASRSLLPRGRDRRRIPVLAVAAAMAGTVALGIGAPLAEAYGDSPAHFRPFSHVLEGDR is encoded by the coding sequence GTGCCTTACCGTGAAGACCCGTCGGAAGCACGGGCGTTGCCGCCGCCGTGTTCCCCGCCGCGCATGGCCGCCCGGCGGATCGTCATCATCTCCGCGAGTGTGGGCGCGGGACACGACGGCGCCGCCGACCAACTGGCCCGCCGCCTTCGGTCCGACGGATTCCACGTGGATAGGCATGACTTCCTCGATCTCCTCCCCGCCGGCTTGGGGAAGCTCCTGTCCGGCGGTTACCACCAGCTGCTGACCTGGGCTCCCGACAGCTATCAGCGGATCTACGCGGTGACCGAGCGCACCGGGCGCCCCGGCTCAGCTGTCCGGGCGCTGCTGCGGTCCGCGGAACAAAAGACGTTGCGGACGATCACCCCGGACACCGTCGCCGTTGTTTCCACCTATCCCGGCGCCAGCCAGGTCCTGGGGGCGCTCCGCGCCGGCGGCCGGCTGACGGTCCCGGTCCTCACGTACCTCACCGACTTCTCCGTCCACGCACTGTGGATCGCACCCGGCGTCGACCGCCACCTCGCCGCCCATCCGATACCCGCCGGGCAGGCCCGCGTACAGGGGGCGTCCGGGGTAACGGTGACAGGTCCCGTGGTCGATTCCCGCTTCGCTCCGGCGAGTGCAGGGCAACGCCGGTCCGCGCGTGAACAGTTCGCACTCCCTCGGCACGCGCCGCTGGCACTGCTGGTCGCGGGGTCGTGGGGGGTCGGGGCGGTGGAGCAGGCCGCAGCCGACATCCGCGACAGCGGTGTGGCCGTTCCTGTCGTGGTCTGTGGACGCAATGCGGCGCTCGTCGGGCGACTGCGCGCCCAGGGCATCGAGCACACGTATGGGTGGGTCCCGGACATGCCGACGCTGATGCGGGCCTGCGACGCCCTGGTGGAGAACGCGGGCGGCCTCACCTCGCTGGAGGCGTTCGCCAGCGGTCTGCCGGTCACCAGCTACCGCTGCATACCCGGTCACGGGCAGACCAACGCCCAGGCCCTGCAGGATGCGGGACTCGCCACCTGGGTCCGCGAACCGTCCCGTCTGGCAGCCGTACTGGCGGAGCTGATCGACGGACCGGCGGGCCGTGAGCAGCGGGCCCGGGGGCTGGCCTTGTTCCGGACCGACCGCGGTCCGGCCGAGGCCGTCGCCGACGCCGCGGGCCGGCCGTCCGACACCTGGACTTCGCCACCGCGGGCGTCACGGTCCCTGCTCCCCCGCGGTCGTGACCGGCGCCGCATCCCGGTCCTGGCCGTGGCGGCCGCCATGGCCGGCACCGTCGCGCTGGGCATCGGCGCTCCGCTCGCCGAGGCTTACGGCGACTCCCCCGCCCACTTCAGGCCGTTCAGTCATGTCCTGGAAGGGGACCGGTGA
- a CDS encoding glycosyltransferase family 39 protein, with amino-acid sequence MSRNGKAFFFGSFEPGNSITLDKLPGFLWPQAVSARLFGFHPWALALPQVIEGALSVLVLFRLVRRQAGAPAALVAAAAFASTPAATGLFRSAVEDAPFTLLLLLAADAAFQAARTARLRPLIWSALWVGLAFQAKMLEAWALGPVLAAVFLIAAPTTLRRRVAGTAVAAAVTFAVSASWVLVVALIPAGDRPYIDGTTNNSPVSMVVGYNFLNRFPQLGLTPADTGSVNSVPSGPAAKGSSGAGPGPAAATGDEGGWTKMVRAPLASQTGWLYPAAALTVGCGLVWLRHRPRTDPERAALLLWGGWLTTFLAVFSAGTVAGHTYYMGVVAAPLAALTGIGTVQCWRAHRAGGSRAWTLPAMIGGTAVWGAVVAGAWPHFWPGLGVAVLVLCLVALVLLAWSRPSGAGPGHPGGHRAAVAGLLVGLTAILLAPAAWSVSVVMPRYSQSAKGTVGPDSDADRTRLRAPAVAALGDRASAPGPRARRRLLGYLQTNRHGTDYLVATASWNIASPYLRATGDAVLPIGGYMGQAPAPTPGEIQRYVAAGRLRYVLLRRAHPRGASATPAARVASWVRTSCARVPDSAYGGTVTDATDGAPLQLYRCTPAP; translated from the coding sequence ATGAGCAGGAACGGGAAGGCGTTCTTCTTCGGTTCATTCGAGCCCGGCAACTCCATCACTCTGGACAAACTGCCCGGCTTTCTGTGGCCGCAGGCGGTCTCCGCGCGGCTCTTCGGATTCCATCCCTGGGCGCTGGCGCTGCCCCAAGTGATCGAGGGCGCGCTGAGTGTGCTGGTGCTGTTCCGGCTGGTGCGCAGGCAGGCTGGAGCTCCTGCGGCGCTGGTGGCCGCGGCCGCGTTCGCGAGCACCCCGGCGGCGACCGGACTGTTCCGCTCGGCTGTCGAGGACGCACCGTTCACGCTGCTCCTGCTGCTCGCCGCCGACGCGGCGTTCCAGGCGGCCCGCACGGCACGGCTGCGCCCGCTCATATGGAGCGCGCTCTGGGTGGGGCTCGCTTTCCAGGCGAAGATGCTCGAAGCGTGGGCCCTCGGACCCGTCCTGGCCGCCGTCTTCCTCATCGCGGCTCCCACGACACTGCGCCGCAGAGTGGCCGGTACCGCTGTCGCGGCCGCCGTGACGTTCGCTGTGTCGGCGTCCTGGGTCCTGGTGGTTGCACTGATACCCGCGGGCGACCGGCCCTACATCGACGGGACCACCAACAACTCGCCGGTGAGCATGGTCGTGGGGTACAACTTCCTCAACCGCTTCCCTCAGCTGGGACTGACCCCCGCCGACACCGGCAGCGTCAACTCCGTACCCAGCGGCCCCGCGGCGAAGGGGTCGTCAGGAGCCGGTCCCGGGCCGGCCGCTGCCACGGGCGACGAGGGCGGCTGGACCAAGATGGTTCGCGCGCCCCTGGCCTCGCAGACCGGCTGGCTGTATCCGGCGGCGGCCCTCACCGTGGGCTGCGGCCTGGTGTGGCTGCGGCACCGGCCGCGCACCGACCCCGAGCGGGCCGCCCTGCTTCTCTGGGGCGGCTGGCTCACGACGTTCCTCGCCGTCTTCAGCGCGGGGACGGTCGCGGGGCACACCTACTACATGGGGGTCGTGGCGGCCCCGCTCGCGGCCCTGACCGGGATCGGCACCGTCCAGTGCTGGCGCGCCCACCGGGCGGGCGGCTCCCGCGCGTGGACGCTGCCCGCGATGATCGGCGGCACCGCCGTGTGGGGTGCCGTGGTGGCCGGCGCCTGGCCGCACTTCTGGCCCGGCCTGGGAGTCGCTGTTCTGGTGCTCTGCCTGGTCGCGCTGGTACTGCTGGCCTGGAGCCGCCCGAGCGGTGCGGGACCGGGGCACCCGGGCGGACATCGGGCGGCGGTAGCAGGGCTCCTGGTGGGGTTGACTGCCATCCTCCTGGCCCCCGCGGCCTGGTCGGTCTCGGTCGTCATGCCCCGCTACAGCCAGTCCGCCAAGGGCACGGTAGGTCCCGACAGCGATGCGGATCGCACCCGCCTGCGGGCTCCGGCGGTCGCCGCCCTGGGCGACCGGGCCTCGGCCCCCGGTCCCAGGGCGCGACGACGGCTGCTCGGCTACCTGCAGACCAACCGGCACGGCACCGACTACCTGGTGGCGACCGCCAGTTGGAACATCGCTTCCCCGTACCTACGGGCAACCGGCGACGCGGTGCTGCCCATCGGCGGTTACATGGGCCAGGCCCCGGCACCCACCCCGGGCGAGATCCAGCGGTACGTAGCCGCGGGCCGGCTGCGCTACGTACTGCTCCGCCGGGCACACCCACGGGGTGCCTCCGCCACGCCCGCCGCCCGCGTCGCGTCCTGGGTCCGAACGTCCTGTGCTCGGGTCCCGGACAGCGCCTACGGCGGCACGGTCACCGACGCCACCGACGGCGCGCCGTTGCAGCTGTACCGGTGCACGCCCGCCCCGTGA
- a CDS encoding M56 family metallopeptidase — translation MHLAVYLPLLFPALAVIAARPLTDRLEPRLATWILTVGSVVLAIGSTTVLGLLALAVCVRIPTVADLGGFSLQVVQRHDPTAWAVGLLAGVLLTIAVTAATRMVWRRVRALFNAALEAACFPGTNRLVVLDEPAADAFAMPGLPGRIVVSTGMLSALDDGERAVLLAHERAHLRGHHYLFTAGAQLAAAANPLLRPAATAVTYTVERWADERAATVIGDRRRVARTVGRAALAAKSGEGRRRLPAAAMGILGRDRARTAVGPVPRRVAALLAPPPRNQMLALLGVGAVLAATALCTLEAAQDLHELLELAKGG, via the coding sequence ATGCATCTCGCCGTCTATCTGCCGTTGCTTTTCCCCGCCCTGGCCGTAATCGCCGCCCGGCCACTGACCGACCGGTTGGAGCCCCGTCTGGCCACCTGGATCCTTACGGTCGGCTCGGTGGTCCTGGCGATCGGCAGCACCACGGTTCTGGGGCTGCTGGCGCTGGCCGTCTGCGTACGGATCCCGACGGTCGCGGACCTGGGCGGATTCTCACTCCAGGTGGTGCAACGCCATGACCCGACCGCGTGGGCCGTCGGGCTGCTTGCCGGCGTACTGCTGACCATCGCGGTGACGGCTGCGACCCGCATGGTGTGGCGGCGGGTGCGGGCGTTGTTCAACGCGGCCCTGGAGGCGGCTTGCTTCCCCGGCACGAACCGACTGGTCGTCCTCGACGAACCGGCCGCCGACGCGTTCGCCATGCCAGGGCTGCCCGGCCGCATCGTCGTTTCCACCGGCATGCTCAGCGCCCTGGACGACGGCGAGCGCGCAGTTCTGCTCGCCCACGAACGCGCCCATCTACGCGGACACCACTACCTGTTCACCGCCGGCGCCCAACTGGCCGCCGCCGCCAATCCCCTGCTGCGCCCCGCGGCCACTGCCGTTACGTACACGGTAGAGCGGTGGGCTGACGAACGCGCCGCCACGGTGATCGGTGACCGCCGACGCGTGGCCCGCACCGTGGGCAGGGCCGCCCTGGCGGCCAAGAGCGGCGAGGGTCGCCGTCGCCTGCCCGCCGCCGCAATGGGAATCCTCGGCCGCGACCGCGCACGGACCGCTGTCGGGCCGGTGCCCCGCCGTGTAGCCGCTCTGCTCGCCCCGCCACCGCGCAACCAGATGCTCGCGCTGTTGGGTGTGGGCGCAGTGCTGGCGGCGACGGCGCTGTGCACGCTGGAGGCCGCCCAGGACCTGCACGAATTGCTGGAACTCGCCAAGGGCGGCTGA
- a CDS encoding alkaline phosphatase family protein yields the protein MRRRITASLTALACATPLAIAAASPVQAATGHHVLVISVDGLHAADLQRYVATHPGSALAALSRRGTTYTDARGSEPSDSFPGLLALVTGGTPRSTGVYYDDSYDRKLSPPGSGCATVGTEVVFDESIDRNPDALDGGGGIDPAKLPLDPAKGCTPVYPHQFLRTNTVFEVARQAGLRTAWSDKHPAYDLVNGPSGKGVQDPYNPEINAVAGTAATEGYDDLKAAAVRNEIDGRDHTGTHSVGVPAVFGLNFQAVSVAQKDAAGGYTDGGRTPSTELADALEHTDRSIGTLLARLTARGLDRSTQVVLTAKHGQSPTDRAQLKPVDKKLLTTVVNGVTPGLVAQTTADDVALLWLTDHSKAQAAADALRAHADELNIDRVLVGKDITRRFGNPAKDSRTPDVLVLPRPGTVYAKPGATKIAEHGGFSADDTHVALLVAGPGVRRGEEVDDRVTTTQVAPTIVRFLGLDPRSLDAVRAEHTQVLPKR from the coding sequence ATGAGACGTCGCATCACTGCCTCACTGACCGCTCTTGCCTGTGCCACCCCGCTGGCGATTGCCGCGGCAAGCCCCGTCCAAGCGGCCACCGGCCACCACGTACTGGTGATCAGCGTCGACGGACTGCACGCCGCCGACCTCCAGCGGTATGTCGCCACCCACCCCGGATCCGCGCTGGCCGCGTTGTCCCGGCGGGGCACCACGTACACCGACGCCCGCGGCTCCGAACCGTCCGACTCCTTCCCCGGGCTGCTCGCCCTGGTGACCGGCGGCACACCGCGCAGCACCGGCGTCTACTACGACGACTCCTACGACCGCAAGCTCTCCCCGCCCGGGTCCGGTTGTGCGACGGTCGGTACCGAGGTGGTGTTCGACGAGTCGATCGACCGCAACCCCGACGCCCTGGACGGCGGAGGCGGCATCGACCCGGCCAAGCTGCCGCTCGACCCGGCGAAGGGCTGCACGCCGGTCTACCCGCACCAGTTCCTCCGCACGAACACGGTCTTCGAGGTGGCCCGGCAGGCCGGACTCAGGACCGCCTGGTCCGACAAGCACCCCGCATACGACCTGGTCAACGGCCCGTCGGGCAAGGGTGTCCAGGACCCCTACAACCCGGAGATCAACGCGGTGGCCGGAACGGCCGCCACCGAGGGATACGACGACCTCAAGGCCGCCGCCGTCCGCAACGAGATCGACGGCCGGGACCACACCGGCACTCACTCCGTAGGCGTCCCAGCGGTGTTCGGCCTCAACTTCCAAGCTGTCAGCGTCGCGCAGAAGGACGCCGCGGGCGGCTACACCGACGGTGGCCGTACTCCGAGCACCGAACTGGCCGACGCCCTGGAGCACACCGATCGCTCCATCGGCACACTGCTGGCCCGGCTCACGGCCCGCGGCCTGGACCGCAGCACCCAGGTGGTACTCACCGCCAAGCACGGCCAGTCGCCCACCGACCGGGCCCAGTTGAAGCCGGTCGACAAGAAGCTGCTGACGACCGTGGTCAACGGCGTCACCCCGGGCCTCGTCGCGCAGACCACCGCCGACGACGTCGCTCTGCTCTGGCTCACCGACCACAGCAAGGCCCAGGCCGCGGCCGATGCGCTGCGCGCACACGCCGACGAGCTCAACATCGACCGGGTGCTGGTCGGCAAGGACATCACCCGCCGGTTCGGCAACCCGGCCAAGGACTCCAGGACCCCCGACGTGCTGGTGCTTCCCCGGCCCGGGACCGTCTACGCCAAGCCCGGCGCGACGAAGATTGCCGAACACGGTGGCTTCAGCGCGGACGACACCCATGTCGCCCTGCTGGTAGCGGGCCCTGGAGTACGGCGAGGTGAAGAGGTCGACGACCGGGTCACGACCACCCAGGTGGCCCCCACCATCGTCCGCTTCCTCGGCCTCGACCCGCGCTCCCTCGACGCGGTCCGGGCCGAACACACCCAGGTACTGCCCAAGCGGTAG
- a CDS encoding BlaI/MecI/CopY family transcriptional regulator, translated as MNDDGEATVAAGRRPNGALEAEVLAILQAAEEALTPAQAAERLGGGLSYSTVVTILSRLHAKGILERTPRGRAYAYTPVTDEPGLAARQMHQVLGSKPDRERVLTRFVDDLSAADELLLRRLLGAELDPGR; from the coding sequence ATGAATGACGACGGCGAGGCGACCGTGGCGGCCGGGCGGCGCCCCAACGGCGCTCTGGAGGCCGAGGTTCTGGCGATCCTGCAGGCCGCCGAGGAGGCGCTGACCCCCGCGCAGGCCGCCGAGCGGCTCGGCGGCGGACTGTCGTACAGCACGGTGGTGACGATCCTGTCCCGACTGCACGCCAAGGGCATTCTGGAGCGCACCCCTCGCGGGCGGGCCTACGCCTACACGCCCGTCACCGACGAGCCGGGCCTGGCCGCTCGCCAGATGCACCAGGTTCTGGGGAGCAAACCGGATCGCGAGAGGGTCCTGACCCGGTTCGTCGACGACCTTTCCGCCGCTGACGAGCTGCTGCTGCGCCGCCTGCTCGGCGCCGAACTGGACCCCGGCCGGTAA
- a CDS encoding ferritin-like protein, whose amino-acid sequence MTGTTSDPAKPEASPFKRRSFVAAAALAAAPVSLAGPAAAARAAGPPQAAALGSVARLMAVPAIDRDVGWLRQALQVAVELELSTIPPYLCGWWSVKDRGSEAAQLIRRIVGDEMYHLGVVCNLLVAVGGRPRISNAAPTYPGPLPGGVRPGVNVYLSGLTKSVVHDVMMAIEAPDAPLTRSRATSPSVADFYTTLQQAFRQTAPELSARGQLSEHIGSAVLKPVDNLDDVEGCLEVIKEQGEGTITSPDESFGDDHPAHYYAFGEIYHGRRLLKVGGSTQFTGAPVPFPDARPMARVPAGGWPQASVPVRRLLDQFDTTYHAVLDTLETAWDGGDPSALRAAVHAMRGLEAPAVELMEIGIPGTSGNYGPQFRPPLSPRPT is encoded by the coding sequence GTGACAGGTACAACGAGCGACCCGGCCAAGCCGGAGGCTTCCCCGTTCAAGCGCAGGAGCTTCGTGGCGGCGGCAGCCCTGGCGGCCGCGCCGGTCTCGCTGGCCGGGCCCGCCGCAGCGGCGCGCGCGGCCGGGCCGCCGCAGGCCGCAGCGCTCGGGTCGGTCGCACGTCTGATGGCTGTTCCCGCCATCGACCGCGACGTGGGCTGGCTCAGGCAGGCACTTCAGGTTGCCGTGGAACTCGAACTCTCCACCATCCCGCCGTATCTGTGCGGCTGGTGGTCGGTCAAGGACCGCGGCAGTGAGGCCGCGCAGCTGATCCGGCGCATCGTCGGCGACGAGATGTACCACCTGGGAGTGGTCTGCAACCTCCTGGTGGCTGTGGGCGGGCGGCCCCGGATCAGCAACGCCGCCCCCACCTACCCCGGCCCGCTACCCGGCGGCGTGCGCCCCGGAGTGAACGTCTACCTGTCGGGCCTGACCAAGTCCGTCGTCCACGACGTGATGATGGCGATCGAGGCCCCCGACGCTCCGCTCACCCGCAGCAGGGCCACCTCACCGAGCGTTGCTGACTTCTACACCACCCTGCAGCAGGCGTTCCGACAGACGGCGCCGGAACTGTCGGCGCGGGGGCAACTGTCCGAACACATCGGCTCCGCCGTGCTGAAGCCGGTCGACAACCTCGATGACGTCGAAGGCTGCCTCGAAGTCATCAAGGAGCAGGGCGAGGGCACGATCACCTCCCCGGACGAGTCCTTCGGCGACGACCACCCGGCGCACTACTACGCCTTCGGTGAGATCTACCACGGACGGCGGCTGCTCAAGGTCGGCGGAAGCACGCAGTTCACCGGCGCCCCCGTACCCTTCCCCGACGCCCGCCCCATGGCCAGGGTCCCTGCCGGCGGCTGGCCCCAGGCGTCCGTGCCGGTCCGGCGGCTCCTCGACCAGTTCGACACCACTTACCACGCCGTGCTCGACACCCTCGAAACCGCATGGGATGGCGGCGACCCCAGCGCCCTGCGAGCGGCCGTCCACGCCATGCGGGGACTGGAGGCCCCAGCCGTCGAATTGATGGAGATCGGCATCCCCGGCACCTCGGGGAATTACGGCCCCCAGTTCCGTCCGCCCCTCTCCCCCCGCCCCACCTGA
- a CDS encoding BlaI/MecI/CopY family transcriptional regulator encodes MGDQKDAAAGRRAPGELESEVLAALWAVGEPVAAGIVREHVTGDPAYTTVLTILSRLHDKGLVTREKAGRGYLYSPVRDEAGHAAAGMRDLLEHGGDRAAVLARFVSELPAEDEKLLEQLLRGHPEA; translated from the coding sequence GTGGGCGACCAGAAGGACGCGGCAGCCGGGCGGCGCGCGCCGGGCGAGCTGGAGAGCGAAGTCCTGGCTGCCCTGTGGGCGGTCGGGGAGCCGGTTGCCGCGGGAATCGTGCGCGAGCACGTGACCGGCGATCCCGCCTACACCACCGTGCTGACCATCCTGTCCCGGCTGCACGACAAGGGACTGGTCACCCGCGAGAAGGCAGGCCGCGGGTATCTGTACTCCCCCGTACGGGACGAGGCCGGACACGCCGCGGCGGGGATGCGCGACCTGCTGGAGCACGGCGGGGACCGGGCGGCGGTCCTGGCCCGGTTCGTCTCCGAACTACCTGCCGAGGACGAGAAGTTGCTGGAGCAACTCCTGCGCGGACACCCGGAGGCGTAG